The DNA segment GAAGGAACACGGCGGCACCGGGCTGGGCCTGGCCATCAGTCGCGAACTGGCCCGCCTTCTGGACGGCCGCATCGAGCTTGACTCCGACCTCGGCCGCGGCGCGACCTTCAGTCTGGTCATCCCGCTCATCCTTGTCGAAAAGTCCGAAACGCTCATGCCCGACCTGGCGTCCTGAGGCGAAAATTTTCTCGCAAACGCGATGTTCTCCCCCTTGCGGCCCGTCGTCGCCGGAGGCATACTGCTGTCGGTGGAGCCGTCGTTGTGTGTGTTATGGATGGCCGAGTTGTGCCGGGTCAGATCAACTTTTTAAGGAGCCATGTATGAAGCGCTTTGTGATGGGACTATGTGTGGTGATGGTGGTGATGATGTCGCTGGCGGCGATCGCTGAGGAAAAGGCGGACAAGGCCAAGGGGCACGTCTACGCCCCGTTCAACAACCTCAAGCTCACCGATGAGCAGCGCGAGAAGGTCATCGCCATCCAGTCCAAGATTCGCGAGCAGATCAAGGCGCTGGAGCAGCAGGAGCACGAGCAGGTCATGGCCGTGCTGACCGACGAGCAGAAGGCCGAGTTCGCCAAGAGCGAAGAGGAAGCCGCCGCCAAGCGCCGCGACTACGCCAAGAAGTATCAGGAAAAGAAGAAGGCGGAGGAAGCCGAGAAGGCCAAAGAGAAGGAAAAAGACAGCAAGTGATTTTCGCGAACATCATCAGCGGTCCGAGCGGCGGGGACATCGCTCGGGCCGCTTTTTCATGCGCTCAGAGCAGCGACTTCAGTTCCTTGTCAACCTCCGGGAAGTACCGGCGGATGACGGCGCAGTCGAACTTGCGCATGATCGCCCCCACCGGCTCGCGCGACAATAAAAAGGCGAACGCCGCCTTGATCACACGCTCCGGCGACACCTGCCCGTGGCACCAAAGATCGTAATCCGCCCAATTGAGCGTCACATCAAAATCGTGCCGCCGTCCGTCCTCGTCCACCGCGACCTGGAATTTCCATCCGTGCCCGGTGTCCTCTTCGGTTTTGACATCCACGTTCGCCATGCACGAAGCATAACACAATCGCGCAGCCCGCTACACTATGGGTCCCATGAGCCCCGCGCGCCGACAAGTTGTCAAAACGCTCGCCCGTCAGTTGAAGACAGGTCGCTCGATCACCGCGCTGTCGATCGACACGACCGACATCGATCCGCGCGAGGCGCGCCTCGCCGTGGCGATTCACCGCACGGTGCTTCAGCGCTTCGCCACGCTCGAATACCTCATCGACCGGCATCTGAAAAAGCCGTTGAGGACGCTTGAGCCCACACTACAAGCCGTGCTTGTCAGCGGGGCGGCTCAATTGTTTTTCATGGACAAGCTTCCGGCCCACGCGGTTGTGGACGAATCCGTCAAAATCGCGCGGCAATTTCTCCGCGCGGGGGCGGGGAAGATGGCCAACGCCGTGCTTCGACGCCTCGCCGATCTGCCGCGACATGTCGAACAGCACACGACGTATGCGCCAGCGGCGGATCGACTGCCGCTGATGGACGGCGCATTGATCTTCGAGAGCGATCTATTGCCGGCGACGAGCCACATGGACGCGCATCTGGCGGCGGCGACGAGTCACAGCGTCGAATTGGTCAAGGCGTGGCGCGAGCAGCATGGCGCTGCGGCGCTGCCGCTGCTATTGCATTCGCTGGTGAATCCGCCGACGATCGTGCGAAGTCCGGCGCCGCCGCCGCTGGATTTGGCTGAGGCGCATGAGCGGGCGGGGTTTTATGTTTGGCGGGGGACGCATGCGGCGTTGGTGACGTTTTTGAATGCGGGACCGGGGCGATGGGTGCAGGACCCGACGTCGTTTATGCCGGTGGATGCGACATCGGACCTGGCGCCCGGGTGCATCATCGACTACTGCGCCGGGCGCGGGACCAAATCGCGACAATTGCGATTCACACACCCCGCCGCCCAGATCATCGCGACCGACCCGGATGCGGAACGCTTTGCGGATCTGGCCCAAGTCCCCGGCGTCACGGCGGCGCATATGGACGCCATGACGATGCACACGGGCAGGGCCGACCTGCTCGTGCTCGACGTGCCATGCTCCAATACCGGCGTGCTGGCCCGCCGGCCCGAAGCCCGCTACCGATTTCACGCACGGTCGCTCGCCTCGCTGACCGAACTTCAACGCGACATCGTGGACCGTGCGCTCCCGCTGCTTTCGACCACCGGCATGTTGCTCTACGCCACCTGCTCCATCGACCCGGCGGAAAATCAGCAGCAGGTGCGACATACCATGCAAACGCACGGCTTGAAACTAATCCGCGAACATCTGACTTTGCCCGCCGGCGTCGAAACGACGTATCACGACGGCGGATACTTCGCGCTCTTGGCGTGCTGAGCATGTTGCCGCGTTTGCAGAACCCATCCCATTGCCGTGCGTATCACATCCGGTGTCGATGATGCTTTTCACTTAACCCGTCCGTCCGGACAAGTTGTGGTTGCTGGCCAAACTCTACTCTCAAGGAGCATGCTATGAACGCATCGGTGGTCGAGCTGCGCCCGGCGGACGAGGGCGGGTATCGGGGCTGGACGATTTTGGGTCACAACCCGCTGTATCCGGCGAGCGCGGTGTGCATGATGATCGGATGTTTCGTGCTGAGCCGGTCGATGGACCTGCACGCGGGCGGGGTGTGGAAACTGGCGGGATTGCTGGGGGTGCTCAATGCGTATGAACTGCTTTTGATCGTGACGGGGCTTTGGCTCATCCGCACGATGAAACTGCGGCTCGACGGGCGGCTGCTGCTGTTCGCCGAGCTGTTTTTCATCGTCGATGCCACCCATCTCAACGCCGAGCTGTTCGCGGCTGATGTGCGGATCGGCGGCGTGATCAACGCACTGGTGCTGCTGCTTGCGATCCTCAAGCTGACGTGGATCGCGCAGGCACTACAAATGAAGATGACGCGCGGGCGATACGCGGTGATGGCGGTGATGATGGCGGGCCTGATGCTCTTGCCGGGGGCGCTGGCGATGACGTCGCATGTCATGGAGATCACACCGCGGGGGATGTTCGGCGTGTGGGGCGCGATCGGGGGGATGATCGGGCTGCTGGGAGTGGTGCCGGTGTCGCTGGGATTGGAGAAAGAGCGACCGCTCAATCGATTGCTCAAGCGATTGTTCGTCATCGCGGCGATCTTGTCGCTCGTCGCGCATGGGGCGATGCAGACCTGGGTGTATCGGGCGGAGTTTGATCCGGCGTATGCGGGGCCGGTGCTGGTGGGAGTGTCGCTTGTGTTCGGGCGCGAGCGGTGGGGGACGCGGTCGGCCTTGCTGGCGTGGGTGCTGCCGATGGCGGGGATCGCGGCGGCGATGTTCGCGGCGCACGAACTGATTGGCGGTCGCACGCCTTTCGTGTTCACCCCGCTGCGCATCACGCTGATGGCGGCGGCGGGGGCGTATGTCATTCATGCCTGTCGGCATCGGGCATGGAAAGGCCTCATCACGGCGGGCCTCTGCGCCGCGGCGGCGGCGCAGGGGGTGACGACGGCGCAGATCATCGAAAACGCCTTCCGGTGCATCGGGTGGGTCATCGCAAATCTGCTGCCGCGCACGGCGTTTCAGTGGGGCGTCGTGTGCATCATGGCGGCGTTCGCATTGCTGGGCGGCGGAGCGATGTTGAGCCGACGGGGCAAGCGTGTGACGTAAGCGGCAAGGCGTACAGCAGGGGACGGCTGTGCCACAGCGTGCAAACGGACACGGGTTTGGGCGGATTCGATTCACGCTCCCACTCGATGGGGAGCGTGAAAGTCATCAGTTTTGCTTGCGAAAGAGTTTGCGGAAGAGGGCTGCGGATTTTGGGAAGTGGGTGCTTTCGTCGGGGGAGGCGCCGGGGAGGCCCGGAGACAGTTCGTGGCCGTGGTCGGGGAGGTTGACGTCGAAGTAGCAATGGAAGGCGACATGATTGTCGGGGTCGGTGATGAAGTCGTGCATGCGTTGGATGAACAGGGGATTGTCGAGACCGCCGTGGTTGTGGTTGGCCCAGACGAGGCCCCATTCGGGAAAGGCCAGCGGCTTATGATGGGCCTTGGCGAAGTCGGACCAGAAGGCGAGGCCGCGCGGGCTGTTCATGATCCAGTTGTTCCATGCATTGTCGCGCCGGCGGGCGATCTCCGCTTCGTCCGCCCCGGGCGGGAAAGGATACGTGTCGGGCATCCATGTTTCGTCGTACACATCGACGCCGACGTAGTCGACGTATTCATCGCCCGGCCATGCCTCGTCGGCCGGGAACTGCTGCTGCCCGAGCGTCGGATTCCAACAGAATAGCAGATGCTCGGCGCCGCTCACGCTTCGCATGACGTTCACGATGCGTCGCCAGAAGGCGATAAACGCGTCGGTGCGTCCTTTGGCGCCCCACGCGTACCAGTCGCCGTTGAACTCCCACGCCGGTCGGACGATCGTGTCCGTCATGTCATAGCGGACGAGGTTGGCGGCCAAGTCGCGGAAGTGGGCGTCATAGTCGCCGGCGGCTCCCTTTTCGAGCGACACGGCGACGCCGACGCCTTTGCTCCCGCCGCGCGGGCCGGAGCGGTCCGGCGGACCGGCGAGAATCGGCACGGAAAGAATGAGCCGACGACCGGGTTTGGCATGCACCCACTTGGACCAGTTGCTCAGCCACCATGTGGGGTAGGAAATATTGTCCCATGTCTCGGACCCGATCGTGTCGAGCACCCAGACGCCGTCGCGGTCGAGCCAGTTTGCGAACGCATCCGCGCCGAGCATGCCGCAGGCCCAGTGGTAAGTGCCGATGGGCGGATCGACGGGTTTGGTCGCCGGTTGCACCGGGGCGTCGGTTTGGCCGATGAGAATCAGCGTCATGCTCAGCAACAGGGCGACAGCGGCGAAGCGTTGGAGCGGGACGACTTTCATGAAGGATTGTATGGAAAGCGCGGCGGGAGTTCGGCTTTGCCAGCCATCGAGCGATCATCTACCATAGTGGCTTGACCTGGACGGTAACGATTCCCCACGGACAAAGGTTTGAACGGAACGCGGCGGACGTATGGATGCGCAACCCAAAGTGAAAAAGCGATCGGGCTTTCAGCAGTTCTTTCTGCGGGGGCTGGCCATTCTGCTGCCGACGGTGCTGACGATCTGGATCGTCGTGGCGGTGTATGGTTTCGTCGATCAGAACATCGCCGGGCCGATCAATGCCGGCGTGCGCTCCGTGATGATCAGCTACACGGAATTCCCGGCGATCGATCAGACGGACGTGAGCGATTTCGAGAAGGGGATGACCAACGAGCAGCGTGCCGCATGGCGTGCCGCGGGATCAAAACCCGACTGGCTTCGCCGCGAGGCGCGGCGGCAGGCGCTGGAGACATGGTGGGGCCGCATCACCATCGGCAACTGGCAGGTGATGAACCTGATCGGATTGCTTGTGGCGGCGATCCTGATCTACTCGGTCGGTCGGATTCTCGGCTCGTTCATCGGCCGGCGCATTTATGTGCGGATCGAGGGATTCTTACAGCGACTGCCGGTGTTCAAGCACGTGTACCCGCATGTGAAGCAGGTGACCGACTTTCTGGTCGGCTCCGAGGGCAAGGAGAAGCTGCGGTTCTCGAAGGTTGTCGCGGTCGAATATCCGCGCAAGGGAATGTGGTCGGTCGGACTCGTCACCGGCGACACGATGCGGACGATTCAGGAGCGGGCGGGGCGGCCGTGTGTCACGATCTTCGTGCCCTCCTCGCCGACGCCGTTTACGGGCTACGTCATCACGGTGCCGATCGAAGACATGATCGAGCTTCCCGTACCGATCGATCAGGCGTTAAAATTCACCGTCAGCGGCGGCGTGATCGTCCCGCCGACGGAGGTGATCGAGGTGGGGGGGGGCGAGGGAACGGATGGGTCGCCCCGGGCGCTGCCGCAGGAGGCCGGCGACGCGGGCGGGTAAAATGCAAG comes from the Planctomycetota bacterium genome and includes:
- a CDS encoding DUF502 domain-containing protein; translation: MDAQPKVKKRSGFQQFFLRGLAILLPTVLTIWIVVAVYGFVDQNIAGPINAGVRSVMISYTEFPAIDQTDVSDFEKGMTNEQRAAWRAAGSKPDWLRREARRQALETWWGRITIGNWQVMNLIGLLVAAILIYSVGRILGSFIGRRIYVRIEGFLQRLPVFKHVYPHVKQVTDFLVGSEGKEKLRFSKVVAVEYPRKGMWSVGLVTGDTMRTIQERAGRPCVTIFVPSSPTPFTGYVITVPIEDMIELPVPIDQALKFTVSGGVIVPPTEVIEVGGGEGTDGSPRALPQEAGDAGG